One Pichia kudriavzevii chromosome 3, complete sequence genomic window carries:
- a CDS encoding uncharacterized protein (PKUD0C04940; similar to Saccharomyces cerevisiae YNL084C (END3); ancestral locus Anc_2.207) gives MPKLEQWEIKKYWEIFRGLKPQDNKLNGEKLAPVFKNSRLEQDKLTKIWDLADIDADGSLDFEEFCIAMRLIFDLVNGNTTNVPSNLPSWLIPGSKRHLLDAEEAVSTRMNNVNAGSESDTDEEYTLDSDFDWYISPTDKSTYEDVYNSSCDNYGRIKFSSLDDLYKSLSKVPLTDISYAWNMVNPKQSETIDKDQCLVFLHILNQRSNGKRVPRSIPASLRATFSKEIPDYDPQSQQGNISQPAFNSDTKREDSFASGYLNKLGASKSPLVSNGTDFSETKGTDWEEVKLRRELEDLEQLLEKAEMEKNNKGKDNHLALVKHEFEQLLKYKEEQVKQMDSKHGGGVNLDSAISNINSIEIQVQQLEQYLQSKQDELSRLNREIEAAK, from the coding sequence ATGCCAAAACTCGAACAATGGGAGATCAAAAAGTACTGGGAAATTTTTAGAGGTTTAAAGCCTCAAGACAACAAACTTAACGGGGAGAAACTTGCACCTGTTTTCAAGAACTCACGTCTTGAGCAAGATAAATTAACGAAAATTTGGGATCTGGCAGATATAGATGCTGATGGGAGCTTAGACTTTGAGGAATTTTGCATTGCCATGAGGttaatttttgatttagtAAATGGTAATACAACAAATGTGCCATCAAACTTACCATCTTGGTTAATCCCAGGTTCCAAGCGCCATTTGTTGGATGCCGAGGAAGCTGTTTCAACTAGGATGAATAATGTGAATGCTGGTAGTGAAAGTGACactgatgaagaatataCACTGGattctgattttgattggTACATATCACCCACTGATAAATCCACTTATGAGGATGTATACAATTCATCTTGTGATAATTATGGTAGAATAAAGTTTAGCTCTTTAGATGATTTATACAAATCGTTATCTAAGGTTCCATTAACAGATATCAGTTATGCTTGGAATATGGTTAATCCAAAACAATCCGAAACAATTGATAAGGATCAATGTTTAGTGTTTTTACATATTCTAAATCAAAGATCAAATGGTAAAAGAGTTCCAAGATCAATTCCTGCTTCCCTCAGAGctactttttcaaaagaaatacCTGACTATGATCCCCAGTCTCAACAGGGGAACATATCTCAACCCGCATTTAACTCAGATACAAAAAGGGAAGATTCTTTTGCATCTGGCTATCTCAATAAATTGGGTGCATCTAAAAGTCCGCTCGTGTCAAACGGTACTGATTTTTCCGAGACAAAAGGAACAGATTGGGAGGAAGTTAAATTAAGAAGGGAGCTTGAAGACCTCGAGCAATTGTTGGAGAAGGCcgaaatggaaaaaaacaacaaggGTAAAGACAATCATTTAGCTTTAGTGAAGCATGAGTTTGAGCAGTTATTAAAGtacaaagaagaacaagtaAAACAAATGGACAGTAAACATGGAGGAGGGGTAAATCTAGACTCTGCTATTAGTAATATCAACTCCATCGAAATACAAGTGCAACAGTTAGAACAGTATCTACAGTCTAAGCAAGATGAGCTTTCAAGACTCAACAGAGAGATTGAAGCAGCTAAGTAA
- a CDS encoding uncharacterized protein (PKUD0C04960; similar to Saccharomyces cerevisiae YMR197C (VTI1); ancestral locus Anc_6.287), which translates to MSELFNGYERDFKIEYSDAQSKIEQVYGLDDESRRVELMKSIESSIDDCLDLLDSMSLEVQQIATHQRSSYNAKVRTYRNDIDRIKKDLKNLMDDKDRRQLLGGSHNGDVDSNQRQKLLNTNATIERSSQRLEDATRTARESETVGSSILNNLRSQRDQILNARDTLSEADTYVDRSLRTLKSMTRRMATNKLITYGIIVILVLLILLVLYNKIS; encoded by the coding sequence ATGTCTGAATTATTCAATGGATACGAGAGAGATTTTAAAATTGAGTATTCTGACGCACAATCGAAAATAGAACAGGTTTATGGGCTGGACGATGAGAGTCGCCGGGTTGAGTTGATGAAGtcaattgaatcttcaATCGATGATTGCTTGGACCTACTGGATTCCATGTCATTAGAGGTACAGCAGATTGCTACTCATCAGCGTTCAAGCTATAATGCCAAGGTACGTACTTACCGTAATGACATTGATAGAATAAAGAAAGATTTAAAGAATCTAATGGATGACAAGGATAGAAGGCAATTGCTCGGTGGCTCACACAATGGAGATGTTGATTCCAATCAGAGACAAAAACTGTTGAATACAAATGCAACCATTGAGCGATCTTCCCAAAGACTAGAAGACGCAACCAGAACGGCAAGGGAATCTGAGACAGTCGGTAGTTCGATTTTAAACAACCTTAGATCCCAGAGAGACCAGATATTGAATGCCAGAGATACATTGAGTGAAGCAGATACTTATGTTGATAGGTCTTTAAGAACTCTCAAGTCAATGACCAGAAGAATGGCGACAAATAAGCTGATTACATATGGTATTATTGTCATTTTGgtacttttgattttactTGTTCTCTACAATAAAATTAGCTAA
- a CDS encoding uncharacterized protein (PKUD0C04970; similar to Saccharomyces cerevisiae YMR196W; ancestral locus Anc_6.286), translating to MPLSDKPSREETRLQEDKKRTKYWKKWGTYVAERTWGVPREDYTDEGDAWQFDFETAKSRVFRWNEQGLAGVCDTHQLFNTTMALWNENDDILKESLFGLPGGASSKSGNHGEDVKELYYYLDNTPTHSYAKFLYKYPISKFPYEKLYEENAKRSKQEDEFEITDTGVFENNNYFDVYFEMAKDGDDPEELNFRITAYNRSNAPAPLHIIPQFFFRNTWSWNLESEADKEKPTMYKETENTIRMKHYKLGERKIIFAPSPGYEGSADDVEPKLLFSENETNFKRLYNVENKSLYCKDGFHDFIVDEVNGAVNPENYGTKACAWFVFDENGGVPPGDYVTIRYKLTKDLSNTYLDEELLDYVIASRVKEADEFYWNVSPLPIPPQLRNVQRQAFAGLLWTKQFYHFVHEYWYKGDPDSELPPTEGRANNRNKEWKNLYNENILSMPDNFEYPFYCSWDTAFHTIPLAMIDPEFAKNQLDVLTREWYMSPQGQIPAYEWNFSDTNPPVQAWAAFRTYKIEKKNWGTQDRFFLERVFQKLMLNFTWWVNRKDVNGNGIFEGGFLGLDNISVFNRSEPPHGVRLLQADASGWIAWYSLTMMNIALELAKENPVYEDIASKFFEHYLLIADAMTFLNKSEKNCSPTSDSLWDNDDQFFYDKILWEDDSLTPIKVRSLVGLIPLFATTTIEPEVLNRFPSFKKRLEWLIRNKNYLFKRHIASMDAKGDCDRLLLSLVNKERLVSILEKMFDETEFLSDYGIRSLSKYHEEHPVSMHINGEDFYLSYIPGESDSGMFGGNSNWRGPIWFPMNFLLIESLVKFFLYYGSSLKIEMPVGSGDYLNLGQAAEEIQQRLIHLFMPNKEGYRAYHGRPCDTLDNEDEIELNEDQIRHNEILEKLNKDEYFKDLLNFYEYFDGDTGRGLGAKWQCGWTALVARMIQDVGVICREPNAPFRRRSFYDANEIQNYEPAPQPYALFGRRKSGKSLFNLAAAHLEFDEEEKGIHQVPGLSRRSSVKTMESQESQNEDFLKSVKDAMAKYQISDEVNIHAGEYETN from the coding sequence ATGCCGCTTTCTGATAAACCCAGCAGGGAGGAGACCCGGCTGCAAGAAGATAAAAAGCGGACCAAGTATTGGAAAAAATGGGGCACCTACGTTGCCGAGAGAACTTGGGGTGTTCCAAGAGAGGATTACACAGATGAAGGTGATGCCTGGCAATTTGACTTTGAGACGGCAAAGAGTAGAGTTTTTCGTTGGAATGAACAAGGGTTGGCTGGTGTTTGTGATACTCATCAATTATTCAATACAACCATGGCACTCtggaatgaaaatgatgatattttgaaggaaaGTTTGTTTGGTTTACCTGGTGGTGCGTCGAGTAAAAGCGGGAATCATGGTGAGGACGTGAAGGAGTTGTACTACTATCTCGATAATACACCAACACACTCCTATGCTAAATTTCTATataaatatccaatttcaaagttcCCCTATGAGAAACTCTATGaggaaaatgcaaaaagaagcaaacaagaagatgaatttgaaattacGGATACAGGAGTTTTTGAGAACAACAACtattttgatgtttatTTTGAGATGGCTAAGGATGGGGACGATCCAGAAGAGCTCAACTTTAGGATCACTGCTTACAATAGATCCAACGCTCCTGCTCCATTGCACATAATTCCACAATTCTTTTTCAGAAACACGTGGTCCTGGAACTTGGAATCTGAGGctgataaagaaaaacccACAATGTACaaggaaacagaaaacaCCATCAGGATGAAGCATTATAAGTTgggagaaagaaaaattatctTTGCCCCTTCTCCGGGGTATGAGGGTTCTGCTGACGATGTTGAGCCCAAGCTATTATTTTCTGAAAACGAAACCAACTTCAAAAGACTTTACAATGTGGAGAATAAAAGTCTTTATTGTAAAGATGGTTTCCATGATttcattgttgatgaagttaaTGGGGCTGTAAATCCGGAAAATTATGGAACCAAGGCTTGTGCATGGTTTGtgtttgatgaaaatggagGTGTCCCTCCCGGAGATTACGTAACAATCAGGTATAAATTAACGAAGGATTTATCTAACACTTACTTGGATGAAGAACTTCTTGATTACGTTATTGCTTCAAGGGTCAAGGAAGCGGATGAGTTTTACTGGAACGTTTCTCCCTTGCCTATTCCTCCTCAGTTGAGGAACGTTCAAAGACAAGCATTTGCCGGATTATTATGGACAAAgcaattttatcattttgttCATGAGTATTGGTATAAAGGTGACCCTGATTCGGAATTGCCTCCAACAGAAGGTAGAGCAAACAATAGAAATaaagaatggaaaaattTATATAATGAGaatattttatcaatgcCTGATAACTTTGAATACCCGTTCTATTGTTCATGGGATACTGCTTTTCATACAATTCCATTGGCAATGATTGATCCAGAGTTTGCGAAAAATCAATTGGATGTTTTAACCAGAGAATGGTACATGTCACCTCAAGGTCAAATTCCCGCCTATGAATGGAATTTTTCCGATACTAATCCTCCCGTTCAAGCATGGGCGGCCTTTAGGACTtataaaattgagaaaaagaattggGGCACCCAAGATAGATTCTTTTTAGAAAGGGTATTTCAAAAGTTAATGCTTAATTTCACGTGGTGGGTAAATAGAAAAGATGTTAATGGAAATGGCATTTTTGAGGGAGGATTTTTGGGACTTGATAATATTAGTGTGTTTAATAGATCTGAGCCACCTCATGGTGTTCGTTTATTGCAGGCAGATGCTTCTGGCTGGATTGCTTGGTACTCATTAACTATGATGAACATTGCGTTAGAATTAGCCAAGGAGAACCCGGTCTATGAAGATATTGCATCGAAATTTTTTGAGCATTACCTACTAATTGCCGATGCAATGacatttttgaacaaatcgGAGAAGAACTGCTCTCCAACATCAGACTCTTTATGGGACAATGATGACCAGTTTTTCTATGACAAGATATTATGGGAGGATGACTCTCTTACTCCAATTAAAGTTAGATCTTTAGTTGGTTTAATTCCCTTGTTTGCTACAACGACCATCGAACCGGAAGTTCTCAACAGGTTCCCctctttcaaaaagagGTTGGAATGGTTAAttagaaacaaaaactacTTATTTAAGAGACATATTGCATCGATGGATGCTAAGGGTGATTGTGATAGGTTGCTGCTTTCCTTGGTTAATAAGGAAAGGCTTGTATCAATCTTAGAAAAGATGTTTGATGAGACAGAGTTTTTGTCTGACTACGGTATTCGGTCACTTTCCAAATATCATGAAGAACACCCTGTTAGTATGCATATTAACGGTGAGGATTTTTATCTTTCATATATACCTGGAGAATCAGACTCTGGTATGTTTGGTGGTAATTCTAACTGGAGAGGCCCTATTTGGTTCCCAATGAACTTCTTACTTATTGAATCCTTAGTCAAGTTCTTCTTATACTACGgatcatctttgaaaatagaaatgcCAGTTGGCAGTGGAGACTACTTAAATTTAGGTCAGGCAGCGGAGGAAATTCAGCAACGTTTAATTCATCTGTTTATGCCCAATAAAGAGGGTTACCGTGCGTATCACGGTAGACCATGTGATACCCTTGATAATGAAGACGAAATTGAATTAAATGAGGATCAAATTAGGCATAATGAAATCCTTGAAAAGTTGAATAAAgatgaatatttcaaagatCTACTAAACTTTTATGAATATTTTGACGGTGATACTGGAAGAGGTTTAGGTGCAAAATGGCAATGCGGATGGACCGCACTAGTGGCTAGAATGATACAAGACGTTGGTGTGATCTGCAGAGAACCAAACGCGCCATTTAGAAGAAGGTCCTTCTATGATGCAAACGAAATCCAAAACTATGAACCTGCACCACAACCATATGCTTTATTTGGTCGTAGAAAGTCAGGTAAATCATTGTTCAATTTGGCTGCTGCCCATCtagaatttgatgaagaggaaaagggAATCCATCAAGTGCCTGGTTTGAGCAGGCGTTCTTCGGTGAAAACCATGGAATCTCAAGAATCacaaaatgaagatttttTGAAGTCTGTAAAGGATGCAATGGCAAAGTACCAAATATCAGACGAAGTTAATATACATGCTGGTGAATATGAAACTAACTGA
- a CDS encoding uncharacterized protein (PKUD0C04920; similar to Saccharomyces cerevisiae YOR246C (ENV9); ancestral locus Anc_8.684) — MSTFNPDQLDYVNPNSERRVCLITGGNSGIGFYTVLHLYLHGYTVYLAGRNKLRVTTAISAIEKEALERRSKYSTAQLNARHLGSLHHLSLDLLSLDSVEAATKEFKQLEKALHLLILNAGIMAVPYEKTKDGFEIQLQTSYVSHFLLTDRLIDLMTSEESDQQVRNGVLGDPASVKNRTGSIIRDPRIIFLSSIGHWFAFFPFKLDWQYNYWPNMIFTLFRYGMAKCAGIQFMKSLAIRHPSVLSVSVHPGIVLNTNLFTHLTTLPLIGTIYWILFKLFELVIGISNEEGSYSSVYCALSSNVNRDKDNGKFYTTFGVESNPSYIANNPSLIDKSWAWTVHQLDSRGHKIDSL; from the coding sequence ATGTCCACATTTAATCCGGATCAACTTGATTATGTGAATCCCAATTCTGAGCGCAGAGTTTGTTTGATTACAGGAGGAAACAGTGGGATCGGATTCTATACTGTTCTACATTTATATTTACATGGATACACCGTGTACCTTGCCGGAAGGAACAAATTGAGAGTAACAACGGCCATCAGTGCCATAGAAAAAGAGGCATTAGAAAGAAGATCTAAATATTCTACAGCACAGTTAAATGCAAGACATCTAGGAAGTTTGCATCATCTTTCATTAGACTTGCTTTCACTAGATTCCGTCGAAGCGGCCACTAAGGAGTTCAAACAGTTAGAGAAAGCTTTACATCTATTAATATTGAATGCTGGAATAATGGCAGTACCATACGAGAAAACGAAAGACggatttgaaattcaatTACAAACAAGTTACGTTTCTCATTTCCTCTTAACTGATAGATTGATTGATCTAATGACTTCCGAAGAAAGTGATCAACAAGTTAGAAATGGTGTCTTGGGGGATCCAGCTTCAGTGAAAAATAGAACCGGGTCTATTATTCGTGATCCTAgaataatttttctttcgtCAATTGGTCATTGGTTTGCTTTTTTCCCCTTCAAGCTCGACTGGCAGTACAACTATTGGCCAAATATGATTTTCACTTTATTCAGATATGGAATGGCAAAATGTGCTGGCATTCAATTCATGAAATCTTTGGCTATTCGTCATCCTTCGGTTCTCTCTGTTTCTGTGCACCCAGGAATTGTCTTGAATACCAATCTATTTACCCATCTGACCACGCTTCCCCTGATCGGTACTATTTATTGGATTTTATTCAAGCTATTTGAATTGGTTATTGGTATCAGCAATGAAGAAGGATCATATTCGTCTGTTTACTGTGCTTTATCTTCTAATGTTAACCGGGATAAAGACAACGGTAAGTTTTACACGACATTTGGTGTTGAAAGCAATCCAAGTTACATCGCTAACAATCCATCACttattgataaatcttGGGCTTGGACGGTTCACCAACTCGATTCCAGAGGTCATAAAATTGATTCTTTGTGA
- a CDS encoding uncharacterized protein (PKUD0C04950; similar to Saccharomyces cerevisiae YPL252C (YAH1); ancestral locus Anc_6.288), with translation MFKNLAHTGKFALNRALTRRSAPSMLKSGELIRSFQSSAVSFHGHIKKPKPGEELHITFITKEGEMKTFEVAEGDNLLDIAQANHLDVEGACGGSCACSTCHMIIDPAYYDKIPEPDDDENDMLDLAFDLTETSRLGCQVVMTKDLDGIRIALPTMTRNLINKDMN, from the coding sequence atgTTCAAAAACTTAGCTCATACTGGAAAGTTTGCCCTCAATAGGGCCCTCACGAGAAGGTCAGCACCTTCCATGTTGAAAAGCGGAGAACTAATCAGATCTTTCCAAAGTTCAGCAGTTAGTTTTCATGGCCATATTAAGAAACCTAAACCTGGTGAGGAATTGCATATTACTTTTATCACCAAGGAAGGGGAAATGAAAACGTTTGAAGTCGCTGAAGGGGATAACTTATTGGATATTGCACAAGCCAATCATTTGGATGTTGAAGGAGCTTGTGGTGGCTCTTGTGCATGTTCCACCTGCCATATGATCATAGATCCCGCATATTACGATAAGATTCCTGAACctgacgatgatgaaaatgatatgTTGGATCTAGCTTTCGATTTAACAGAAACCTCTAGATTGGGCTGTCAAGTAGTCATGACCAAAGATCTAGATGGTATCAGAATTGCCTTACCTACAATGACTCGTAATCTGATCAATAAAGACATGAACTAA
- a CDS encoding uncharacterized protein (PKUD0C04930; similar to Saccharomyces cerevisiae YBR274W (CHK1); ancestral locus Anc_1.336): MFQTQKNGADNEKISHSLPRLRLARGDRKKPAPKLSMNIPLEEPQVPVLNLFAHPTIPSLPPMPKQLKKSPSIMQKDKKMNKLTLNFSDDLHNGNNNNNVNNNGAITNGLPSAATTLTVTSISTLYEQSPQDQSSLITSFKNRLNIDNDNNDDDDYDGENNSDSFNELTDSYTNTPTEQNEHLFTLLTKGIEMLTEEDWKVLHEEKMIETLEVLGEGNGGSVKKCRILTKNPAVFALKIITTNPSPEFQKQMVRELNYNRKFNSDYIVKYYGTFLDESSSSIHICMEYMGGGSLDAIYKAFKERDGRLSEKPLGVIASSVLKGLAYLNEHKVMHRDIKPQNILLDSKGNVKLCDFGVSGDVVNSLATTFTGTSFYMAPERIKNEPYTISCDVWSLGLTVLEGALGEFPFVRESSPDLHISPLDLLIIILEFEPILEDEPDEGIKWSRGFKDFIKVCLTKEGRQRPSPRQMLEHPWLIKMMNKSVRMDKLVELCWGK, encoded by the coding sequence ATGTTTCAAACGCAGAAGAACGGTGCTGATAATGAGAAGATTTCACATTCCTTACCAAGGCTAAGGCTGGCACGAGGTGATCGTAAGAAACCTGCCCCGAAATTGAGCATGAATATACCGCTTGAAGAACCTCAAGTTCCGGTATTGAACTTATTTGCACATCCGACTATTCCGTCATTGCCTCCCATGCCAAAACAACTCAAAAAAAGTCCAAGTATAATGCagaaagataaaaaaatgaacAAATTAACTCTAAATTTCAGTGATGACCTACACAATggcaataataataataatgtcAATAATAATGGAGCTATTACCAATGGTTTGCCCAGCGCTGCAACTACATTGACCGTTACCTCTATCTCGACCTTATATGAACAAAGTCCACAAGATCAATCTAGCCTTATAACTTCATTCAAGAATCGCTTGAATATCGacaatgataataatgatgacgatgattATGATGGGGAAAACAACAGTGATTCCTTTAATGAGTTGACTGACTCTTATACAAATACCCCTACAGAGCAAAATGAGCATTTGTTCACACTATTAACAAAGGGTATAGAAATGCTAACAGAAGAAGACTGGAAGGTTTTACATGAGGAGAAAATGATTGAAACATTGGAAGTTTTGGGTGAAGGTAATGGTGGTTCAGTGAAAAAATGTCGAATTCTGACGAAAAACCCAGCAGTTTTTGCACTAAAAATTATAACAACTAATCCTTCACCAGAATTCCAAAAGCAAATGGTCAGGGAGCTCAACTATAACAGGAAATTCAACTCTGATTACATTGTCAAATATTATGGGACGTTTCTTGATGAATCAAGCTCTTCCATTCATATATGTATGGAATATATGGGTGGAGGATCACTGGATGCAATATATAAAGCTTTCAAAGAGCGTGACGGTAGATTGAGTGAAAAACCTCTTGGAGTCATAGCAAGTAGCGTCTTGAAAGGTCTTGCGTATTTAAACGAACACAAAGTGATGCATAGAGACATCAAACCTCAAAATATTCTTCTGGATAGTAAGGGGAACGTAAAGTTATGTGACTTTGGGGTCTCAGGGGATGTTGTTAATTCATTGGCAACCACATTTACCGGAACGTCATTTTATATGGCACCTGAAAGAATTAAAAATGAGCCATACACTATCAGTTGTGATGTCTGGTCCCTTGGTTTGACTGTGCTTGAGGGCGCGCTTGGCGAATTCCCCTTTGTGAGAGAAAGTTCACCAGACCTACACATAAGCCCCTTAGACCTCCTTATTATCATTCTAGAGTTTGAGCCAATACTAGAAGACGAACCTGATGAAGGAATAAAATGGTCAAGAGGTTTTAAGGATTTTATTAAAGTTTGTCTAACAAAAGAAGGTAGACAACGACCATCCCCGAGACAGATGCTTGAGCATCCCTGGCTaatcaaaatgatgaatAAAAGTGTAAGAATGGACAAGCTAGTGGAACTATGTTGGGGAAAATAA